CTCCAGCGTGGTCACCACGGCGGCGAACCCGCGCTGCAGATTGCTGCCGTGGTCGGCGTCCCCGATCGGCGAGTCCAGCTCGGTGAGCCGCTGCGCCTCCTGGTCGACGAGTGCGGCGGCCGAGGTCAGCCACTGACGGAAGAATGCGGCATCGAGCACGGAAACTCCTTGCGCGGTAGAACAGTTGGAAAGGTGACGCGAGTGATACGTGGTGACGGCGGGGGACCTGATGAAGATCAGATACCCCAGCGGAGCCCCGCTGTACGCACCGGGGCGTTCCAGAGCCGCAGCAGCTCCTCGTCGACCTGACACAGGGTGACGGAGGCCCCCGCCATGTCCAGCGAGGTCACGTAGTTGCCGACCAGCGTGTGCGCCACGACGACGCCGCGCTCGGCGAGAACACGCTGGACCTCGGCATTGAAGCCGTACAGCTCGAGGAGGGGAGTGGCCCCCATGCCGTTGACGAGCACGAGCACGGGGTTCCGGGGGCGGAGGTCTTCGAGCACCACGTCCACGGCGTACTCCGCGATCTCGCTCGACGTCATCATCGGGCGCCGCTCACGTCCGGGCTCCCCATGGATGCCGACGCCCAACTCCAGCTCGCCGGACGGCAGATCGAAGGTGGGGCTGCCCTTGGCGGGCGTGGAGCAGGCGCTCAGGGCGACCCCGAAACTCCGCGCGTTCTCGTTCACCTGCCGTGCGATCGCCTCGACCCGCTCCAACGGCATGCCCTCGTCGGCCGCGGCCCCGGCGATCTTCTCCACATGGAGCGTCGCGCCGGTGCCGCGCCGTCCCGCCGTGTACAGGCTGTCGGTGACGGCCACATCGTCGTTGACGAGGACCTTGGCGACCTGGATGCCCTCGTCCTCGGCGAGCTCGGCGGCCATGTCGAAGTTGAGGACGTCCCCCGTGTAGTTCTTCACGACGAACAGCACCCCCGCACCGCTGTCCACGGCGGCCGCGGCACGCACCATCTGGTCCGGCACGGGGGAAGTGAATACCTCACCGGGGCAGGCCGCCGACAACATGCCGGGTCCCACGAATCCGCCGTGCAGCGGCTCATGGCCGGATCCCCCGCCGGACACGAGGGCGACCTTCCCGTCGACCGGGGCGTCCCTGCGTACGATCACGCGGTTCTCGACGTCGACCGTCAGCTCGGGATGTGCGGCCGCCATGCCCCGCAGCGCGTCCGCTACGACCGTCTCCGCGACGTTGATCAGCATCTTCACGGGTACCTCCTGGTGACATCGGCAAGGCTGGGCGCCGCTGGGATCCGCGGTCCCGAGGCCAGTATCAAGGCAGGGGCGTCAGGATGCGCGAACCTCGCACGAAGGTGCCCGTCGGCCGAGTGGATCACACACCGGAGCGGCCGGGCCGGGGCATGTGCCAGTGGCCTCTTTCGGCCGTTGTTGCGTGTCGTACTTCCATGGGTCTCCGGATTCGGAAACGGCTTGTTGGAGAGGGTCCCGGCTCCCTCCGCGGCCACGTGCGCGGTCCGTGTGCCCTAGGGGTGCCGGGGTTTGGGGCGTGTCATTCGGGTGAGCGGGGGCGAGGCGTGCGGGCGTCTTATTGCGATCGGTTAGCAATTACTTTCCGATGGCCAGAAGGCGACCGGGTGGCCTTTGCGTCACCTGGGGGCAGGGGTGATCGTGTGGGAAGCGGAGTGGCCCCCTCTCCTGCAGGGTTCGCTCCACCAGAGCCTGCCCGCAGCCTGACCGTGGTCCTCGCGAGGACCCGCCCGATCCTGCCGCTGCCGACCGCCGCAGCGCGGCTCGAATGCACCTTCATCCCGACGTGACTTCCCTCCCCGCAGTCACCCGACCGGGGCCACACCCCGGCCCCAGCAAGGGAGTTGGACAGAACGATGCATGGTGTACGTCCCCCGTCACCGCGAGACGCCCGGAAGAAACCCGTCCCCGCCCCGGGCACACCCGTCGCGACCGCCGGACCCGAACGGGCCACCGTCGCCGTCGCGGGCTCCGAGTTCGGCTGGGGAAGCTCGGGCAAGCTGAGCGCCGTCCTCGCCGCGTTGCGCGAACGCTCCCCTCGCCCGCTGAGGTTCGTCGGTCTCGCGTCCGGCCTCGGACGGCCGCTGCTGGACCAGCACGCGATCGACCGCTGGTACGACCTGCCTGCCGGGGCTCCCGCGAAGGAGAGCGCCGACGCCGTGGCGAAGGTCGTGGAGGCGGAGCGGATCGACGCGGCCGTCGTCGTGCTCGACGGCCCGGCGGCCGTGGCCCTGGAGACGGCGGGTGTGCCGACCGTGTTCGTGGACAGCCTGCCGTTCCTGTGGACCGAGGGTGACCTGCCCGAACTCCCGCTGGAGGTCTCCGTCTACTGCGCGCAGCAGTGCGTCGAGTTACCGGAGGAGTGCCTCGGCGTACTCGGCTCCGTACGCGAACTGCGCTGGGTCGAAGCCGTGATCGCCGCCCCGCCCGTGTCACCGGCCGGCCCTCCGGAGCCCCGGCGGAGCCGTCCGGAGCCGTTCCGGCGCGCGCTGGTGAACCTGGGCGGCCTGCGCGCCCCCGACCTGGCCGACTGGACGCGCTATCCGGAGATCGTCGTGCCCGCGGTGCTCGAAGCCCTCGATACGTACGGGGTCCGTGAGGTGCACGTGGCGGGCAACCTGCCCGCGGAGCTGGCCGCGCGGCTCTGTGCGGCCAGCGACGCCGCCCTCCGCATCACGGCGGGACCGCTGTCGCACGGCGAGTTCCTCCAGCGGCTCGACACCTGCGATCTGCTGCTCACCTCGCCGGGGCTGACCACCCTGCTCGAAGCGGGCAGCCTCTCGGTGCCTACGGTCTGCCTGCCGCCACAGAACCTCAGCCAGATCTTCAACGGCCGTTTCCACAGCAGGGCCGTGCTGGCCGACGTCAGAGTCGTCTGGCCGTCGACGGTCTTCGCCGAGGACGAGGCCCTGGCCCGCCGGTCGCAGGGCGAGGAGGCGGCCCTTCAGGTCATCTACGGGGGGATCACCGCCGCTGCCCTGGAGCGCAACCTGCCGCACTCGGTGGCCGCCGTACGCGACGGCGTGTTCCAGGCGCTGCGGCGCGCGTCGGCCGGCGCCGAATGGGGCGGCCTCGCCACCCGGGTCGGCACCGGCGGCGCCGCACAGGTGGCCGGGATCCTGCTCGACGTACTCGACGGGGAGCCGCTGCCCGGCCCCGCCGGGGACCGGGCTCCGCGTACCTTCCAGGAAGGCATCGACGTACATGACTGAGCGTCAGCGCTATCTCTTCATCAGGATCCTGGAAGCCTGCAACGCGGACTGCTTCATGTGCGAGTTCGCGCTCTCCCGTGACACGTTCCGCTTCTCGCTCGACGACTTCAACGAGCTGCTGCCCAAGGCCCGTGACGCCGGAGTGGCCTACGTACGGTTCACCGGCGGCGAACCGCTCATGCACAAGGACGTCGTCGAACTGGTGCGTGCGGGCACGGACGCAGGCATGAAGATGTCCATGATCACCAACGGAATGATGCTGCCGAAGAAGGCCGCGCGCCTCGCCGAGGCGGGGCTCGCCCAGGTGATCGTCAGCCTCGACGGCGGATCCGCCGCCACGCACGACGTCTACCGGCGTTCCCCCGGCATGTTCGACAACGGCCTGCAGGGGCTGCGCGACGCCGCGGCCCTCGGTGTCCTGCCCCGCGTCAACACCGTGGTCGGACCGCACAACTACACCGAGATGCCCGACCTGCAGAAGGTCCTCACCGAGGCGGGCGTCAAGCAGTGGGAGCTCTCCGCCCTGAAGCTGGAGCGCTCCATCACCTACCCCGACCCCGACCATGTGCGCGCGGTCTGCGACCCGATCTACGACGCCGATCCCGGCACCCTCCTCGTGCCGCTCGGCAAGCGCTTCTACGGGGACACCCGCGAGGAGCAGGAGCGCTACTTCTCGGAGTCACTGACCCCGAGGGCCTCGGCACCCCTGTGCCACGTCGTGGACGACGTCATCTACATCGACGGCAAGTACGGGCGCATGTACGCCTGCAGCTGTCTCCCGCACCGGGAAGGCGAGGACCTGGGCGGCGCCCCGCTGCGCGAAGGCGGCGCCATCCACCTGGACACGCCCGTCTTCCGGACCCACGCTGACTTCTTCCGCGAGCGGGGACCCGACATGTGCGGCGGCTGCTCCACCACGGCAGCCGGCTACAGCGACGACGTCGCCCGGCTCGGGACGGCGGCACCATGGCAGTACTGAGCCGCAGAGTGCTCCTGGTGTCGCGGGACGAGGAACTCGACTCGCTGCTCGCCGGGCGGCGCATCGCCGCGCACCTGGCCGAACTCGCGCAGTGCGAGGGCGAGGGCGGGCCCGGTGACGACGGGCCGCCGCCGGACGTGGCACTGGTCTGCGACGACGAAGCCGCCACCCGCCGCCTCCTCGGCCTGGGGGTGCCGCTCGTGCGGCTGTCCTCGGGACACCGGGCCTCCGTCGACCCCGTGGCCGACGGGGCACTGCACCGAGTGCACCGCCCCGGCTGGCTCCCGGGACCGTGGCCCGCGACACCCGGCGGCGCGCGCACCACCGGGCTGCTCGCGCCCGCACGGACGGCCCGCGGGCGTAGACGCGGCGGCAGCCTGCTCCTGATCTCCTTCTGGGACGCCCCGGCAGGGGAGGCGGATGCCTTCGTCTCCGGGCCGCTCCGGCAGCTCGCCGCCGAGGCGGTGCGCCGCACACAGCGCTGCGAGGTGGTCTGCGACACCCGCGTCGAGAGCGTGCGCGACACGCTCGAAGCGCTGGAGGGCGTACGCGTCCGACGCGCCGCCGACACCGACATCGACGCCCTGCACGCAGGCACCGAACTGCTCCTTGCCACCCCCACCCTGGGCGCGGTGGCGCTCGCCCAGGCCCGGGGCGCGCCGCTCGCCTTCCTGCCACCGCTCGGGGACGGGCAGCGTGACCTGGCCGACCGGGTCACCCAGGTGGTGCCGGTCCCGGTGGCCACCGATCCGCGCGATCCGGCCCTCTGGGCCGCGGGGCAGGCGGGCGCACCGGACCCGTGGTCCGCGCTCGACCCCGCCGCGGACGACCTGCGCGGCGCACAGCGCGTCGCTCGCACCCTGCGCCAGCTCTCCCTCGCACCCCTGTGACAGGTCACCCACCCCCCGCTGAACCTGGAGACACCATGTCCCGCACTCCTGGAGCCACAGACGCGGACCGCCACCCCGTTCCGGACCGGCCGGAGATCACCGAAGCGGAGTGGAACGACTGGCGCTGGCACATGCGCAAGCGTGTCACCAACGTCGACAAGGCACGGCAGTGGATCAACCTCACCCCCGACGAGGAACGGGCCATCGACAAATCGGCGGGCAAGTACCGCTGGAGTGTCACCCCCTACTACGCGTCCCTGATGGACCCGGACGACCCCACCTGCCCGATCCGGCAGCAGGCCGTCCCCGCACTCGGTGAACTCGCCGAGTTCAGCGGCGCCGAGGTCGACCCCGTCGGCGACATGTTCTACCGCAGGACCAACCGGGTGGTGCACAAGTACCCGGACCGCGTGATCATGCTGATCACCGAGGCCTGCCCGGTCTACTGCCGCCACTGCACCCGCAAGTTCCACACCACCGACGTCGACGGCAGCTACTTCCGGGACGACGAGGGCGAGTCCTTCGACGAGGACCTGCGCTACATCGCCGAACACCCCGAGATCCGGGACGTGCTGCTCACCGGCGGCGACCCGCTCTCGTACCGCGACGGCAAACTGGAAGAGATCATCTCCGGTCTGCGGGCGATCCCCAGCGTGGAGATCATCCGTATCGGCAGCCGCTTCCCGGTCCTGCTGCCCCAGCGCGTCACGGACGAGTTCTGCGAGATGCTCTCGCGCTATCACCCGGTCTGGCTGAACACGCACTTCAACCATCCGAAGGAAATCACCCCCGAGTCCGCCGCCGCGGTCGACCGCCTGCTGCGCCACGGCATCCCGGTGGGGAACCAGACCGTCCTGCTCCGCGGGGTCAACGACGACGTCACGACGATGCGCACGCTGATGACCGAGCTGCTGCGCATCAGGGTCAGGCCCTACTACCTCTACCACTGCGACAACGTCACCGGCGTGTCCCACTTCATGACCTCCATCGAGAAGGGCTGGGAAATCATGGAGGGCCTGCAGGGACACATCACCGGCTTCGGCGTACCGCAGTACGTACTGACGACGAAGATCGGCAAGATCCCCATCGCCCAGCCCTACTTCACCCCCACCCCCGAAGGCCTGCTGCTCCGCAACTACCGAGGCCAGGAGATGGTG
This Streptomyces sp. NBC_01283 DNA region includes the following protein-coding sequences:
- the dhaK gene encoding dihydroxyacetone kinase subunit DhaK; translation: MKMLINVAETVVADALRGMAAAHPELTVDVENRVIVRRDAPVDGKVALVSGGGSGHEPLHGGFVGPGMLSAACPGEVFTSPVPDQMVRAAAAVDSGAGVLFVVKNYTGDVLNFDMAAELAEDEGIQVAKVLVNDDVAVTDSLYTAGRRGTGATLHVEKIAGAAADEGMPLERVEAIARQVNENARSFGVALSACSTPAKGSPTFDLPSGELELGVGIHGEPGRERRPMMTSSEIAEYAVDVVLEDLRPRNPVLVLVNGMGATPLLELYGFNAEVQRVLAERGVVVAHTLVGNYVTSLDMAGASVTLCQVDEELLRLWNAPVRTAGLRWGI
- a CDS encoding hydroxymethylcytosylglucuronate/cytosylglucuronate synthase; the encoded protein is MHGVRPPSPRDARKKPVPAPGTPVATAGPERATVAVAGSEFGWGSSGKLSAVLAALRERSPRPLRFVGLASGLGRPLLDQHAIDRWYDLPAGAPAKESADAVAKVVEAERIDAAVVVLDGPAAVALETAGVPTVFVDSLPFLWTEGDLPELPLEVSVYCAQQCVELPEECLGVLGSVRELRWVEAVIAAPPVSPAGPPEPRRSRPEPFRRALVNLGGLRAPDLADWTRYPEIVVPAVLEALDTYGVREVHVAGNLPAELAARLCAASDAALRITAGPLSHGEFLQRLDTCDLLLTSPGLTTLLEAGSLSVPTVCLPPQNLSQIFNGRFHSRAVLADVRVVWPSTVFAEDEALARRSQGEEAALQVIYGGITAAALERNLPHSVAAVRDGVFQALRRASAGAEWGGLATRVGTGGAAQVAGILLDVLDGEPLPGPAGDRAPRTFQEGIDVHD
- the blsE gene encoding cytosylglucuronate decarboxylase; the encoded protein is MTERQRYLFIRILEACNADCFMCEFALSRDTFRFSLDDFNELLPKARDAGVAYVRFTGGEPLMHKDVVELVRAGTDAGMKMSMITNGMMLPKKAARLAEAGLAQVIVSLDGGSAATHDVYRRSPGMFDNGLQGLRDAAALGVLPRVNTVVGPHNYTEMPDLQKVLTEAGVKQWELSALKLERSITYPDPDHVRAVCDPIYDADPGTLLVPLGKRFYGDTREEQERYFSESLTPRASAPLCHVVDDVIYIDGKYGRMYACSCLPHREGEDLGGAPLREGGAIHLDTPVFRTHADFFRERGPDMCGGCSTTAAGYSDDVARLGTAAPWQY
- the blsF gene encoding CGA synthase-related protein; this translates as MAVLSRRVLLVSRDEELDSLLAGRRIAAHLAELAQCEGEGGPGDDGPPPDVALVCDDEAATRRLLGLGVPLVRLSSGHRASVDPVADGALHRVHRPGWLPGPWPATPGGARTTGLLAPARTARGRRRGGSLLLISFWDAPAGEADAFVSGPLRQLAAEAVRRTQRCEVVCDTRVESVRDTLEALEGVRVRRAADTDIDALHAGTELLLATPTLGAVALAQARGAPLAFLPPLGDGQRDLADRVTQVVPVPVATDPRDPALWAAGQAGAPDPWSALDPAADDLRGAQRVARTLRQLSLAPL
- the blsG gene encoding arginine 2,3-aminomutase — translated: MSRTPGATDADRHPVPDRPEITEAEWNDWRWHMRKRVTNVDKARQWINLTPDEERAIDKSAGKYRWSVTPYYASLMDPDDPTCPIRQQAVPALGELAEFSGAEVDPVGDMFYRRTNRVVHKYPDRVIMLITEACPVYCRHCTRKFHTTDVDGSYFRDDEGESFDEDLRYIAEHPEIRDVLLTGGDPLSYRDGKLEEIISGLRAIPSVEIIRIGSRFPVLLPQRVTDEFCEMLSRYHPVWLNTHFNHPKEITPESAAAVDRLLRHGIPVGNQTVLLRGVNDDVTTMRTLMTELLRIRVRPYYLYHCDNVTGVSHFMTSIEKGWEIMEGLQGHITGFGVPQYVLTTKIGKIPIAQPYFTPTPEGLLLRNYRGQEMVVDSSVHPITEADAT